A genomic segment from Microcoleus sp. FACHB-672 encodes:
- a CDS encoding BamA/TamA family outer membrane protein, which translates to MSLRSVAILTLVTLAAGELTQKADVWGFDLDNPRLNCLAKKLAIPLRDTPAQNQIPPSCVKPLSGAELLKPPVVNDSSFSLAAGDVVSRSPWLPKKAVGMNEPIVTDIKIRFLNKKGETIDENGQLVAGRTRADFILAELELQPGEVFREDVLEADLRRLRRMDLFNEVRVSRSQSAAGVELVYELKESRSRSVTPSFGTDEDIGTYGALSYQDRNIDGINQAFRARLQASNQDLQYSLRFIDPYRAITPNRLGYRIEGFRQRGFSNTFNEGIDLPNGNSVREGRFGGGVALLKSFNEWDAALGLNYTRISIRDKNWNLAPVDEFGTPLSFSGTGIDDLVTVSLGLVRDERNRRSYPSEGSLLSLSMEQSLPIGLGNIFLNRLKANYLQYVPMQLVSGGAPADLPDELQEMFAFNLQAGTVIGDLPPAEAFNLGGFNSVRGYEFGDIGSGRSFVLGVMEYRFPIISPVGGVLFADFASDLGSGDTVLGEPGVLRNKPGSGFGYGFGLRVKSPLGLLRLDYGINERGESRIELTTGQRF; encoded by the coding sequence ATGAGTCTTCGTTCGGTTGCCATTTTGACTTTGGTGACGCTAGCTGCCGGTGAGCTAACTCAAAAAGCTGATGTCTGGGGCTTTGATTTAGACAATCCCAGGCTTAACTGTCTAGCCAAGAAGCTGGCGATCCCGCTTCGGGATACACCGGCACAGAATCAGATCCCCCCCTCTTGTGTCAAACCCCTCTCAGGTGCTGAGTTACTCAAGCCGCCGGTAGTTAACGATAGTTCCTTCTCCCTCGCTGCCGGTGACGTTGTCTCCCGTTCTCCTTGGCTGCCCAAAAAAGCCGTTGGGATGAATGAGCCGATTGTTACAGATATCAAGATCCGTTTTTTGAATAAAAAGGGTGAGACGATTGATGAGAATGGTCAGTTAGTTGCCGGTCGCACACGAGCGGATTTTATTCTTGCTGAGTTAGAACTCCAGCCGGGTGAGGTGTTTCGTGAAGATGTGCTGGAGGCAGACTTGCGCCGGCTCAGGCGTATGGATTTATTTAACGAGGTGAGAGTTTCTCGTTCCCAGAGTGCTGCCGGTGTTGAGCTTGTCTATGAACTCAAAGAGAGCCGTTCCCGTTCCGTTACACCGAGTTTCGGAACTGATGAGGATATTGGAACTTACGGAGCGCTCAGCTATCAAGATAGAAATATCGATGGGATTAACCAGGCGTTTCGGGCGAGGCTGCAAGCGAGCAACCAAGACTTGCAGTATAGTTTGCGCTTTATCGATCCTTACCGCGCCATAACGCCCAATCGTTTAGGTTACAGAATTGAAGGGTTTCGGCAACGGGGCTTTTCTAACACCTTTAATGAAGGCATTGACTTGCCGAATGGTAACTCCGTTCGAGAGGGACGTTTTGGTGGCGGCGTGGCGCTGCTGAAGTCTTTTAATGAATGGGATGCGGCGCTAGGATTAAATTACACTCGCATCAGTATTCGCGATAAAAACTGGAATCTTGCGCCGGTGGATGAATTTGGCACTCCGCTGAGTTTTAGTGGCACCGGCATTGATGATCTGGTGACAGTGTCTTTGGGGCTAGTGCGAGACGAGCGAAACCGGCGATCTTATCCGAGTGAAGGCTCTCTGCTCAGTTTGAGTATGGAGCAGTCGCTGCCAATTGGATTGGGGAATATTTTTCTCAATCGGCTCAAGGCGAATTATCTTCAGTATGTGCCGATGCAGTTGGTTAGCGGCGGTGCGCCGGCAGATTTGCCAGACGAGTTACAAGAAATGTTTGCATTTAATTTGCAAGCCGGTACGGTAATTGGAGATTTGCCTCCTGCCGAGGCGTTTAATCTGGGCGGTTTCAATTCAGTGCGGGGTTATGAGTTTGGTGATATCGGCAGCGGTCGCAGTTTTGTGCTAGGCGTTATGGAGTATCGCTTCCCGATTATTTCGCCGGTGGGAGGAGTTTTGTTTGCTGATTTTGCCTCAGATTTAGGTTCGGGTGATACAGTCTTGGGCGAGCCAGGTGTATTGCGTAACAAGCCTGGAAGCGGTTTTGGATACGGCTTTGGCTTGCGGGTAAAATCCCCGTTGGGATTGCTCCGGCTTGATTATGGAATTAACGAGCGCGGAGAAAGCCGGATTGAATTGACCACTGGGCAGCGCTTTTAA